A window of the Brassica napus cultivar Da-Ae chromosome C5, Da-Ae, whole genome shotgun sequence genome harbors these coding sequences:
- the LOC125586941 gene encoding uncharacterized protein At3g43530-like: protein MAPKTRFTEQTNKEGAPEKKKKNESVVEKKKAAVEKKKAEAEKKKKDSVIKKKQAAVKRRREAVKKKRDAEKKKIETAEKKRKRDSGVDDESSSNPTKRPQTASSPEHQADPDHYPPLSTELPSQDDREGTPSPSVPIEPQKSPTQTPNEAENPLQAPITSTNRESGSPEAAINNDGQTIGSNNIDSNSHEAAIGSAAIDNDAPRTVESDDMTVEADRPAGFFFNPSNYGKGCKLSSRCHQHDFLNKTIGKLDASEKSWFQEHPQFKHIFHMDCTSTRKVMGLWMLLLRTMHTEKGRQAWFGVNGVPIRYSIREHSLLSGLYCHSYPENYQSIGRLKFARKYFKVKKTKDGKEKGLQVTEADVKEKLQKMKFDGSGDRLRMAVLYFLATVLRGRSKAGYFIEYFLLQAVEDLEFCTEFPWGRYTFDDCMKEIFHVRDHFRDGIPEHAQWVFPGFINPLEILAFECIPVLRERFREPVPNCFDGCPRMCKWKFKRTGTTGFPLDMIYRTLGNTKEIISVLEPKGNEVDLLYEIMDEGTFEDLELIDDSDTLDIAVDSWNKILMEPGKKIFWPDLYEMDVRTREQQEEAGGEAGGEAGGEAGGEAGGEAGGEAGGEAGVQTGGEAGRESLRELELKLNKRMDDGFALRDETIRLLEARVKELEEEKIQRESWSFQEGEMYGDKEAEILGDKEGEMHGDKEGEIHGDKDGDETNKDGDKADKDGDDEPDKEGEDGDKADKDGDDEPDKEGEDGDEADKGDEAEKDGEKQIEAEADKGDEAEKDSEKQIEAEAEKDGEKHIEVEAEKLMQDTEDGDEQSTLQIMADTAERFEKAAAEKAVVDKTDEVVDDDALEKEGEVRVDDALENTASVGDSQDPAEMPKRVPKRSHLLRSPFTPN, encoded by the exons ATGGCTCCAAAGACTCGTTTCACCGAACAAACGAACAAAGAAGGTGcgccggagaagaagaagaagaatgagtcagtggtggagaagaagaaagctgcggtggagaagaagaaagctgaggcggaaaagaagaagaaagactctgtgataaagaaaaaacaagcaGCGGTGAAAAGGAGGAGAGAagccgttaaaaaaaaaagagatgcagagaaaaagaagattgaaaccgcagagaagaagaggaagcgaGACAGTGGTGTAGACGATGAGTCCTCGTCCAATCCAACCAAGCGGCCTCAGACCGCATCTTCACCAGAACATCAAGCCGATCCTGATCATTATCCGCCACTATCAACGGAGTTACCTTCGCAGGATGATAGAGAGGGTACGCCAAGCCCATCAGTTCCGATTGAGCCACAAAAATCACCTACTCAAACACCCAATGAGGCGGAGAATCCACTGCAAGCTCCAATAACTTCTACCAACAGAGAATCAGGCTCACCCGAGGCTGCCATTAACAATGACGGGCAAACG ATTGGATCTAACAACATAGATTCAAATTCACATGAGGCTGCTATTGGATCTGCTGCCATTGACAACGACGCTCCAAGAACG gtTGAGAGTGATGATATGACCGTAGAAGCTGACAGACCTGCTGGTTTTTTCTTCAATCCGAGCAACTATGGAAAGGGTTGCAAGCTCTCCTCAAGGTGCCATCAACACGATTTTCTGAACAAGACGATTGGTAAGTTGGATGCCTCAGAGAAGAGTTGGTTTCAGGAACATCCTCAGTTCAAGCATATATTCCACATGGATTGTACCTCAACAAGAAAAGTGATGGGATTGTGGATGTTGCTACTTCGTACTATGCATACAGAGAAGGGTCGACAAGCTTGGTTTGGGGTAAACGGTGTTCCAATTAGATACTCTATCAGGGAACATAGCCTCCTCTCTGGTTTATACTGCCACTCATATCCAGAAAACTATCAGAGCATAGGGAGACTGAAGTTTGCGAGAAAGTATTTTAAagtgaagaagacaaaggatgGGAAGGAAAAGGGTCTGCAAGTGACAGAAGCGGATGTTAAGGAGAAACTTCAGAAGATGAAATTTGATGGTAGTGGCGATCGTCTGAGGATGGCGGTTCTTTACTTTCTGGCTACAGTTTTAAGAGGAAGGTCCAAAGCAGGATACTTCATTGAGTATTTCCTTCTCCAAGCAGTAGAAGATTTGGAGTTTTGCACCGAATTTCCATGGGGCCGTTACACCTTTGATGATTGCATGAAGGAGATTTTTCATGTAAGGGATCATTTTCGTGATGGGATCCCAGAGCATGCACAGTGGGTATTTCCTGGGTTTATCAACCCTTTGGAG ATATTAGCATTTGAATGTATCCCTGTCCTTAGGGAAAGATTCAGAGAGCCTGTTCCAAACTGTTTTGATGGTTGTCCAAGAATGTGCAAATGGAAGTTCAAGAGGACCGGAACAACAGGATTTCCACTTGACATGATTTATCGGACGCTAGGAAACACAAAG GAGATTATCAGTGTTTTGGAACCAAAAGGAAATGAAGTAGACCTTTTGTATGAAATAATGGATGAAGGGACTTTTGAAGACTTGGAGCTGATAGATGATTCGGATACGCTAGACATAGCTGTTGACAGTTGGAACAAGATCCTAATGGAACCAGGGAAAAAAATCTTCTGGCCGGATCTATATGAGATGGATGTGAGAACCCGAGAGCAACAAGAGGAGGCAGGAGGCGAGGCAGGGGGCGAGGCAGGAGGCGAGGCAGGAGGAGAGGCAGGAGGCGAGGCAGGAGGCGAGGCAGGGGGTGAGGCAGGAGTTCAAACAGGGGGCGAAGCAGGTCGTGAGAGTTTAAGAGAATTAGAGTTGAAGTTGAACAAAAGAATGGATGATGGATTTGCATTGAGAGACGAAACAATTCGTCTTCTGGAAGCAAGAGTaaaggagttggaagaagaaaaaatccaGAGAGAAAGTTGGTCGTTCCAGGAGGGCGAGATGTATGGTGATAAGGAGGCTGAGATACTTGGTGATAAGGAGGGCGAGATGCATGGTGATAAGGAGGGTGAGATACATGGTGATAAGGATGGTGATGAGACTAACAAGGATGGTGATAAGGCTGATAAGGATGGTGATGATGAGCCTGATAAGGAGGGTGAGGATGGTGATAAGGCTGATAAGGATGGTGATGATGAGCCTGATAAGGAGGGCGAGGATGGTGATGAGGCTGACAAGGGTGATGAGGCTGAGAAGGATGGTGAGAAGCAGATTGAGGCAGAGGCTGACAAGGGTGATGAGGCTGAGAAGGATAGTGAGAAACAGATTGAGGCAGAGGCTGAGAAGGATGGTGAGAAACATATCGAGGTAGAGGCTGAGAAgttgatgcaag ATACTGAAGATGGAGATGAGCAATCTACACTTCAAATTATGGCAGACACTGCAGAGAGATTTGAGAAGGCTGCTGCGGAAAAAGCTGTTGTGGACAAGACAGATGAGGTTGTAGATgatgatgctttggagaaggaAGGTGAGGTTAGAGTTGATGACGCTTTAGAGAACACAGCTTCGGTTGGAGATTCACAGGATCCTGCTGAGATGCCAAAGAGGGTGCCCAAGCGTTCTCATTTGTTGAGGTCTCCTTTTACGCCAAACTGA
- the LOC106438780 gene encoding uncharacterized protein LOC106438780 has protein sequence MDGTGAVVIHFDHGGDKNIYTLVMRGKYEEITYSRLVDRIGKKMNIDVAATKLQLSYYPLVVDNKRPCYILDDEDVLGYLMEVDRKNRRSVLHVEFSENISENQSNEQFSMNEEIQIDARANDGMAGVEELAIVPQNQSDGYNHEELAIVPPRQSDRYEHEDCNEEGDEMNDREELPAVTPSVDTIVNAEWDDGIDMSLYQEFATKEELRNLVDAGVHSNCFEVDIIKTNRTVYVLKCRGVGCRWYLRAARLKNSAFFSVRTYRKMHTCTRGEGSVTKRGKRGTPSLVAGVVHEDYPGQYKTPDPKSLIKLVKNKLGVTVSYSTALRGKHKAVSDLRGNPQESFARLPSYLYMLERMNPGTITRLVVDEKKQFKYMFFALKACIEGFQAMRKVIIMDGTHLKGVYGGVLLIATAQDPDHHHYPLAFAVVDGEKNASWEWFLTILKTLIPDDPQLVFCTDRNQCIIKKVHEVYPMAIHGYCIFHLSNNVAGACSKVNKKGVARKFRKIAGMYTEVEFRKSYNDFRRTLPQAAEYLDESVHETKWARCQFPGERYNIDTTNTVESINGVLKEPRKYALLPMLDVIIGKMVEWFNKYRDLSLRVPERQILIPYVHGILHHSYPKAKKLTVMELNRFERQYTVIGKDGQGYYVDLGNGTCQCKCFDIDRYPCVHAQAAIIARGEMSEDYCSKYYYMEQWTLAYYKTIYPVPHHSLWESYEIPDEILSQVVYPPHVERKKGRLQETRFPSAGEYRRKKKKKYPPLVCENDGIDSDESGSDGIDE, from the coding sequence ttggatgatgaagatgttttaGGATATTTAATGGAGGTGGATAGGAAAAACCGGCGTAGTGTTTTGCATGTGGAGTTTTCCGAAAATATCTCAGAAAATCAGAGTAACGAGCAGTTTTCTATGAACGAGGAAATTCAGATTGATGCCAGAGCTAATGATGGTATGGCTGGAGTTGAGGAGTTGGCAATTGTTCCTCAAAACCAATCAGATGGGTATAATCATGAGGAGTTAGCAATTGTTCCTCCAAGACAATCAGATAGGTATGAGCATGAGGATTGCAATGAAGAGGGTGATGAAATGAATGATAGGGAGGAGTTGCCGGCTGTTACACCATCTGTAGACACAATTGTCAATGCTGAGTGGGATGATGGTATTGATATGAGTTTGTATCAAGAATTTGCGACTAAGGAAGAGCTGAGGAATTTAGTGGACGCAGGAGTGCATTCGAATTGTTTTGAGGTTGATATAATCAAGACGAATCGTACTGTTTATGTATTGAAATGTCGTGGGGTTGGATGCAGATGGTATTTACGAGCTGCAAGGCTGAAAAACTCAGCCTTTTTCAGTGTCAGAACGTATAGAAAGATGCATACGTGTACTCGGGGAGAGGGAAGTGTAACCAAGAGGGGGAAAAGAGGAACACCAAGCTTGGTCGCAGGAGTGGTGCATGAAGATTATCCAGGCCAATACAAGACTCCAGATCCAAAGTCTCTCATAAAGTTGGTGAAGAACAAACTAGGTGTCACGGTTTCATATTCTACAGCTTTGAGAGGGAAACACAAAGCTGTCAGTGATTTGCGTGGTAACCCTCAGGAGAGTTTTGCTAGACTTCCATCTTACTTGTACATGTTAGAAAGAATGAATCCTGGTACCATCACAAGATTAGTAGTGGATGAGAAGAAGCAGTTTAAGTATATGTTCTTTGCGCTTAAAGCTTGCATCGAAGGGTTTCAAGCAATGAGGAAAGTGATAATaatggatggaactcacctgaAGGGTGTGTATGGAGGAGTGCTTCTCATTGCCACTGCTCAGGATccagatcatcatcattatccccTCGCTTTTGCGGTAGTAGATGGTGAGAAAAATGCGAGCTGGGAGTGGTTTTTGACTATACTGAAAACTTTGATACCAGATGATCCTCAGCTTGTTTTTTGTACTGATAGAAACCAATGCATCATCAAGAAGGTGCACGAGGTGTACCCAATGGCGATCCATGGATATTGCATTTTTCACTTGTCTAATAATGTTGCCGGAGCATGCAGCAAAGTTAACAAGAAAGGGGTTGCCAGAAAGTTTAGAAAAATTGCTGGTATGTACACAGAGGTCGAGTTCAGAAAAAGCTACAATGATTTCAGGAGAACGTTGCCTCAAGCCGCTGAGTATCTAGATGAGAGTGTTCATGAGACCAAATGGGCAAGATGTCAATTTCCGGGAGAAAGGTACAACATAGATACAACCAACACTGTTGAATCAATCAATGGTGTTTTAAAGGAACCAAGGAAATATGCATTGTTGCCAATGCTTGATGTGATCATTGGGAAGATGGTAGAATGGTTTAACAAATATCGTGATTTATCTTTACGCGTTCCAGAGAGACAGATACTAATTCCCTACGTGCATGGGATATTGCATCACAGTTATCCGAAGGCAAAAAAGCTCACGGTGATGGAGCTAAACAGATTTGAACGTCAGTACACTGTGATTGGCAAAGATGGTCAAGGTTATTATGTTGATTTAGGCAACGGAACATGCCAGTGCAAGTGTTTTGATATTGATCGGTATCCTTGTGTGCATGCACAGGCTGCGATCATCGCGCGTGGAGAAATGTCTGAAGactattgttctaagtattATTATATGGAGCAGTGGACTTTGGCATATTACAAGACAATATATCCAGTGCCTCATCATTCATTATGGGAAAGTTATGAAATTCCAGATGAAATCCTATCTCAGGTTGTCTACCCTCCGCATgtggaaagaaagaaaggaagACTACAAGAAACTAGATTTCCATCAGCTGGGGAATATCggaggaagaaaaagaagaagtatcCACCATTGGTGTGTGAGAATGATGGAATTGACAGCGATGAAAGTGGAAGCGATGGAATTGATGAATGA